One window of the Nitrospira sp. genome contains the following:
- a CDS encoding HDOD domain-containing protein → MSPSAATDFRNRIEQLGDLPTLPHVVQKLASMIGRPNVSAEEIGSLIEKDQVLAAKVLRLANSPFYGFPSRIASVPHAVVVLGLNVVKGLTLCATAHDIMKDAGLGQLWRHSLGVAITAQLLGKRLEMKNVEEVFVAGLLHDIGKVILYVKWPDVGKKIRAANPSGDRPMMHVEQDLYEVSHADVGGWLANAWHLPATLREPILFHHQPGAAQDAQLQTAVVHVADVLVKGMACGNPGDEWVPPLSRQAWDLVGLDPESLAGCVSRASEEFLAIDDYL, encoded by the coding sequence ATGAGTCCATCAGCGGCGACCGACTTTCGAAACCGCATTGAGCAACTTGGGGACTTGCCGACTTTGCCGCACGTGGTGCAAAAGCTCGCCTCCATGATCGGACGGCCGAACGTGTCCGCAGAAGAGATCGGCTCCTTGATCGAGAAAGATCAGGTCCTCGCGGCAAAGGTGTTGCGACTAGCCAATTCACCCTTTTACGGATTCCCATCACGCATCGCGTCGGTCCCCCACGCCGTCGTCGTGTTGGGACTCAACGTGGTCAAAGGGTTGACCCTCTGCGCGACTGCGCACGACATCATGAAAGATGCCGGACTTGGTCAGCTCTGGCGGCATTCATTGGGTGTCGCGATTACCGCGCAACTCCTGGGTAAACGGTTGGAAATGAAAAATGTCGAAGAAGTCTTTGTCGCGGGATTGCTTCATGACATCGGCAAAGTCATTCTGTATGTGAAATGGCCGGATGTGGGGAAAAAGATTAGGGCCGCCAATCCATCCGGCGATCGCCCGATGATGCACGTCGAACAGGATCTGTACGAGGTCTCTCACGCCGATGTCGGCGGCTGGCTGGCCAACGCATGGCACCTGCCGGCCACGCTCCGAGAACCGATTCTCTTCCACCACCAACCGGGAGCGGCACAGGATGCCCAGCTGCAAACAGCCGTCGTGCACGTCGCGGATGTACTTGTCAAAGGCATGGCCTGCGGAAACCCCGGCGACGAATGGGTTCCGCCCCTCTCCAGGCAGGCCTGGGATTTGGTTGGGCTCGATCCGGAATCGCTGGCAGGGTGCGTCTCCAGAGCCTCAGAAGAATTCCTTGCGATCGACGACTATCTATGA
- a CDS encoding diguanylate cyclase: MTKSTAAQRVLILHNDPGEIAILSGLLTKAGFQVVGGDLTTIALHELVHNPPHVILAAEGTSGRSVESLTRHLKNDPFLGRLPLIVLIRDIRLNDVDWGSVDVDDYICLPYRPDEIVHRVRLCLSRLTRSLDANPLTRLPGNTSILFETTARIESGNPFALAYLDVDNFKSFNDRYGYGRGDEVLVVACRILTTVVGELAGVEGFVGHVGGDDFVFMSHPDHIDAICETVIKRFDLVIPDFYDRDDRLQGYIDSVDRKGNHEQFPMMSLSIAVVTNSHRAIDHPGDVSKIASELKKLAKAHKGSVFVKDQRGAEPNAKDEAA, encoded by the coding sequence ATGACGAAGTCTACTGCCGCCCAGCGCGTCCTGATTCTTCACAACGATCCTGGCGAAATTGCCATCCTTTCCGGCCTCCTCACGAAAGCCGGCTTTCAGGTGGTTGGCGGAGATCTGACTACCATCGCGTTGCACGAGCTTGTCCACAATCCCCCCCATGTCATCCTGGCAGCTGAAGGAACGAGCGGCCGGTCGGTAGAATCTCTCACCAGGCATCTGAAGAACGATCCCTTTCTCGGACGACTGCCGTTGATCGTGCTGATTCGCGACATCCGCCTCAATGATGTCGACTGGGGCAGCGTCGACGTCGATGACTATATCTGCCTCCCCTATCGCCCGGACGAAATCGTCCATCGGGTGCGCCTCTGCTTGAGCCGGCTGACCCGGTCACTGGACGCCAATCCGCTCACCCGGCTTCCCGGCAACACCAGCATCCTGTTCGAAACGACCGCCCGCATTGAGAGCGGGAATCCCTTCGCATTGGCGTACCTTGATGTCGACAATTTCAAGTCGTTCAATGACCGGTATGGATACGGCCGTGGTGATGAGGTGCTGGTAGTGGCCTGTCGCATTCTCACGACGGTCGTCGGTGAGCTCGCCGGAGTAGAAGGGTTCGTCGGCCATGTGGGCGGTGATGACTTTGTCTTTATGAGCCACCCCGATCATATCGACGCGATTTGCGAAACCGTGATTAAACGGTTTGACCTGGTGATTCCTGATTTTTACGATCGCGACGACCGGCTGCAAGGCTACATCGATTCCGTCGACCGGAAAGGGAATCACGAACAATTTCCCATGATGAGCTTATCGATTGCGGTCGTGACGAACAGCCACCGCGCGATCGATCATCCCGGCGATGTCAGCAAGATTGCCTCCGAGCTGAAAAAGCTCGCGAAAGCCCACAAGGGAAGCGTGTTTGTAAAGGACCAGCGTGGAGCCGAACCC